A single window of Haliotis asinina isolate JCU_RB_2024 chromosome 5, JCU_Hal_asi_v2, whole genome shotgun sequence DNA harbors:
- the LOC137284998 gene encoding uncharacterized protein, with protein MEVLYNTVEEQALDAIMTAVQLLEGGSQCFHQHRHSGETGRGTGINKNDTRHMSTERTNLTSPQTGHIASLATPPIVPEDLANGGDPSTSSARSSSGLGRNEVFPISGAGDSTQTYLGPVSGISAEGPVCDENATATGTVPVPLFVQRMADGISNFDEDDDDPLSGQTSTQPAAGTKRKTSRTGSRISVMVVKSNGKEQDRQKRIKARNIYHAQMSRRRRRFRQAVLEQETAWLQRDISRLEADIRCLSEEIDVFSDVLMNHSCPDVISDL; from the exons ATG GAAGTGCTCTACAACACTGTTGAAGAACAGGCTCTGGATGCCATCATGACAGCTGTACAGCTCCTTGAAGGTGGATCTCAGTGCTTCCACCAGCATCGCCATTCAGGAGAAACAGGAAGAGGTACGGGAATAAATAAAAACGACACACGTCATATGTCCACGGAGAGAACAAACCTAACGTCCCCACAGACAGGTCACATTGCATCGCTAGCGACACCTCCGATTGTGCCTGAAGATCTCGCAAATGGCGGAGATCCTTCCACTTCTAGTGCAAGGAGCTCATCAGGACTTGGAAGAAATGAAGTCTTCCCCATTTCGGGCGCAGGGGACTCTACTCAGACGTACCTAGGTCCTGTATCAGGTATATCTGCTGAAGGCCCGGTATGTGACGAAAATGCAACCGCTACAGGAACTGTACCTGTTCCTCTGTTTGTCCAACGTATGGCAGATGGGATATCTAATTTTGACGAAGATGACGATGATCCTTTGAGTGGACAGACGTCGACCCAACCTGCAGCTGGTACAAAGCGAAAGACGTCGCGCACCGGAAGTAGAATATCAGTGATGGTCGTTAAG AGTAACGGCAAAGAGCAGGACAGACAAAAGCGCATCAAAGCGAGGAACATTTACCATGCACAGATGAGCAGGAGGAGACGAAGATTCAGACAAGCTGTCCTGGAACAG GAAACAGCCTGGTTGCAGAGAGACATCTCCCGACTGGAAGCTGACATCCGGTGTCTCAGCGAGGAAATTGACGTATTCTCTGACGTACTGATGAATCACTCATGCCCAGATGTCATCAGTGACTTGTGA
- the LOC137283423 gene encoding uncharacterized protein, protein MDAISEVDVMKETPAEILSNTFDNKVELNNDQQQTVDVSCLTAQNLHGNLMDSDVSPSVSRLLDDVMNVIYGEVPRSVLQDLINTDDMKVKKGGPPSLQPGPISVEAQYPSSQGEQYHEQGTGSCSKQTFDKGVENTAIGVGRNEVSSDFVRTVSLSPEKAESAGHSTPSYNGHLTQSAHNDIIAYLKGPGHSTGGLFNDPIGDNQKNSIPDGAETPLLQKTVGTHVTLATGKGRPEDKRHQARHCDDALARRRQQNRKAAKKCRDKRLQNLKGLEQRVKLLQQRSYLTEVRQQLLQVRTRLNQHWGDNRA, encoded by the exons ATGGACGCCATATCGGAAGTCGATGTCATGAAAGAGACTCCTGCTGAGATCTTAAGTAATACATTTGACAATAAG GTCGAACTAAATAATGACCAACAACAAACAGTCGATGTCTCGTGTCTAACGGCACAGAACCTTCACGGTAACCTGATGGACAGTGACGTCAGCCCTAGTGTATCTAGACtgcttgatgacgtcatgaatGTTATCTATGGTGAGGTCCCGCGGTCAGTGTTGCAGGACTTGATAAATACTGACGACATGAAGGTCAAGAAAGGAGGACCTCCTTCACTGCAACCAGGCCCTATTTCAGTAGAAGCTCAGTATCCTTCATCACAAGGCGAACAATACCACGAACAAGGCACCGGATCCTGCAGCAAGCAAACGTTTGATAAAGGTGTAGAGAATACGGCAATCGGGGTAGGACGAAATGAGGTCAGTTCGGACTTTGTCAGAACCGTTTCGCTTTCACCAGAGAAGGCCGAAAGTGCTGGACACAGCACTCCTTCATACAACGGCCACCTCACACAAAGTGCCCACAATGACATCATCGCATATCTGAAAGGTCCTGGTCATTCAACAGGTGGTCTTTTCAACGACCCCATCGGAGACAACCAAAAGAACTCAATTCCCGATGGTGCTGAAACGCCCTTACTTCAGAAGACAGTTGGGACCCATGTAACCCTGGCAACAGGGAAGGGGAGACCGGAGGATAAACGCCATCag GCCCGTCACTGTGACGACGCATTGGCTAGGAGACGTCAACAAAACAGGAAGGCGGCCAAGAAATGCCGAGACAAGCGACTCCAGAACCTGAAGGGTTTGGAACAG AGGGTGAAACTTCTCCAGCAACGCAGTTATTTAACAGAAGTAAGACAACAGCTTCTACAAGTTCGAACAAGGTTGAACCAACACTGGGGAGATAACCGTGCATAA